From Rudanella lutea DSM 19387, a single genomic window includes:
- a CDS encoding NADP-dependent isocitrate dehydrogenase has product MTRITVAKGDGIGPEIMDATLSILQAAGAQLEIDEIQVGEQVYLAGNMSGISAESWDIIRRNKVFLKAPITTPQGGGYKSLNVTIRKMLGLYANVRPCTSLHPFVKTKHPNMDVVIVRENEEDLYAGIEHQQTDEVVQCLKLISRPGCEKIVQYAFAYARQYGRKKVTCFTKDNIMKQTDGLFHRVFDEVAPAFPDLETEHWIIDIGAAKLADTPEAFDVVVMPNLYGDVLSDVAAQIAGSVGLAGSANIGEECAMFEAIHGSAPRRAGQNLANPSGLLQGAIMMLNHIGQAEVAERVQNAWLKTIEDGVHTYDIYKEGVSQQKVGTKEFAQAIIDRLGQQPSILKPVSYANSQAIELPVYERKPAVAKELLGVDVFVHWAGTDPEELAQQVGALSTPELPLSMITNRGIKVWPNGFKETFCTDHWRCRFLPQTGKTISKQDIIQILSKAIEQNIDTIKTENLYAFAGKQAFSMGQGQ; this is encoded by the coding sequence ATGACACGAATTACCGTAGCCAAAGGGGATGGAATTGGCCCTGAGATTATGGATGCTACGCTGTCTATTTTACAGGCGGCTGGTGCTCAATTGGAAATTGACGAAATCCAGGTTGGCGAGCAGGTGTACCTGGCTGGAAATATGTCGGGCATTTCGGCCGAATCATGGGACATCATTCGACGCAATAAAGTGTTTTTGAAAGCGCCCATAACTACACCGCAGGGGGGAGGCTACAAAAGCCTGAACGTAACTATCCGTAAAATGCTGGGGCTGTACGCCAATGTTAGGCCATGTACGAGCCTGCACCCGTTTGTCAAAACCAAGCATCCGAACATGGATGTGGTTATTGTGCGCGAAAATGAGGAGGACCTGTATGCCGGAATTGAGCATCAGCAAACCGATGAGGTGGTGCAATGCCTCAAGCTGATTAGCCGGCCGGGGTGTGAGAAAATTGTACAGTATGCCTTTGCGTATGCCCGTCAGTATGGCCGTAAAAAAGTAACCTGCTTTACAAAAGATAACATCATGAAACAGACCGATGGTTTGTTTCATCGGGTATTCGATGAGGTAGCCCCCGCGTTTCCTGATCTGGAAACCGAGCACTGGATTATTGACATTGGAGCCGCCAAATTAGCTGACACCCCTGAGGCTTTCGATGTTGTTGTGATGCCTAACCTGTACGGCGATGTCCTGTCCGATGTGGCGGCTCAAATTGCGGGTTCTGTTGGTTTGGCCGGTTCGGCCAATATTGGCGAAGAATGTGCCATGTTTGAAGCTATACACGGATCGGCTCCCCGCCGGGCCGGTCAGAATCTGGCAAACCCATCGGGATTATTGCAGGGGGCTATCATGATGCTCAACCACATTGGACAGGCCGAAGTAGCCGAACGCGTGCAGAATGCCTGGTTGAAAACCATCGAAGATGGCGTGCATACCTACGATATCTACAAAGAAGGTGTTAGCCAGCAAAAAGTGGGTACGAAAGAGTTTGCTCAGGCTATCATTGACCGGCTTGGTCAGCAACCGAGTATTCTGAAGCCGGTATCGTACGCAAACTCGCAAGCTATCGAATTGCCGGTGTATGAACGCAAACCGGCTGTTGCTAAAGAGTTACTGGGTGTTGATGTGTTTGTTCATTGGGCAGGTACTGACCCCGAAGAGTTAGCGCAGCAGGTGGGCGCCTTATCCACCCCTGAGTTGCCCCTAAGCATGATTACGAACCGCGGTATAAAGGTTTGGCCGAATGGCTTCAAAGAGACATTCTGCACCGATCATTGGCGTTGCCGTTTTCTGCCTCAAACGGGCAAGACAATCAGCAAACAGGATATTATCCAGATTCTGTCGAAAGCGATTGAGCAAAATATCGATACGATCAAAACCGAAAACCTTTACGCGTTTGCGGGAAAGCAGGCCTTCTCAATGGGGCAAGGACAGTAA
- the soxC gene encoding sulfite dehydrogenase — MKKNEPDTTQHVSRRSLLGGAATAAVALVQNAFAKGWPATSVQIGILEAERAVLDDPTRVPGLPPGEVGTRSAFEKLVKKPSDISSRSPLQDFHGIITPSDLHFERHHNGVPTVDPARYELTIHGLVHRPTVFSLADLKRFPSVSRIAFLECSGNFRTGKETMSPQDIAGLTSQSEWTGVKLSTLFREVGVKPSATWFLAEGGDAARMTRSIPVQKGLDDAIIAYAQNGEALRPEQGYPVRLFLPGWEGNMSVKWLRRLELGDAPWHTREETSKYTEPVRAPGGGPGKIRQFSFVMDARSLITYPAYPVQVERGWIEIRGLAWSGRGKVVRVEVSTDAGRSWKVTELQQPVLDKAHVRFRHFWRWDGAETEICSRVTDETGYTQPTLKQLMDARGPDTGGYHLNPITPWVLKTDGRVLHKPQNWR, encoded by the coding sequence ATGAAGAAAAACGAACCAGATACAACCCAACATGTGAGCCGTCGGAGCCTGCTGGGCGGTGCGGCAACAGCGGCTGTGGCTTTGGTGCAAAACGCATTTGCGAAAGGCTGGCCTGCAACGTCGGTTCAGATTGGCATTTTGGAAGCCGAACGGGCCGTACTCGATGATCCGACCCGCGTACCGGGTTTACCGCCGGGTGAGGTCGGAACACGGTCGGCGTTTGAGAAGCTGGTCAAAAAGCCCTCCGATATTTCATCTCGTTCGCCCTTGCAGGATTTTCACGGTATCATCACTCCGTCGGACCTGCACTTTGAGCGACACCATAACGGGGTACCCACGGTCGACCCGGCCCGGTACGAGCTAACCATTCACGGGCTGGTTCACCGACCCACGGTGTTTTCACTGGCCGACCTGAAGCGGTTTCCGAGCGTGTCGCGGATTGCGTTTCTGGAGTGTTCGGGTAATTTTCGGACGGGTAAGGAAACCATGAGCCCGCAGGACATTGCCGGATTGACGAGCCAAAGTGAATGGACAGGCGTTAAATTGTCGACCCTCTTTCGGGAGGTGGGGGTGAAGCCCTCGGCCACCTGGTTTCTGGCCGAGGGGGGCGATGCGGCCCGGATGACCCGCAGTATTCCGGTGCAGAAAGGGCTCGACGACGCCATCATCGCGTATGCCCAGAACGGCGAAGCGCTCCGGCCCGAACAAGGCTATCCGGTGCGTTTGTTTTTACCCGGCTGGGAGGGAAATATGAGCGTTAAATGGCTCCGTCGCCTTGAGCTGGGCGACGCCCCCTGGCACACCCGCGAGGAAACGTCCAAATACACCGAGCCAGTACGCGCCCCCGGTGGAGGGCCGGGTAAGATCCGGCAGTTCAGTTTCGTGATGGACGCCCGGAGCCTGATTACCTACCCGGCCTACCCGGTACAGGTGGAACGAGGTTGGATCGAGATTCGGGGCCTTGCCTGGAGCGGGCGGGGCAAGGTGGTTCGGGTGGAGGTCAGTACCGACGCGGGGCGCTCGTGGAAAGTGACCGAATTGCAGCAACCTGTGCTCGACAAAGCTCACGTCCGGTTTCGGCATTTCTGGCGCTGGGACGGGGCCGAAACCGAAATCTGTAGCCGGGTAACCGATGAAACGGGCTACACACAACCGACACTGAAGCAATTGATGGATGCCCGCGGCCCCGATACGGGCGGTTATCACCTGAACCCGATTACACCTTGGGTATTAAAAACGGATGGCCGGGTGCTTCATAAACCTCAAAACTGGCGGTAG
- a CDS encoding c-type cytochrome, producing the protein MNKRIGLLFALMVGLGGWVGQHPSPKSGYSFAQSDSIPGRFGFGRFASAQHLARLDSDVRPDGVGLPSGWGTAEQGAILFRAKCAACHGSGGTGGPNGALVATAGADAQASSGKRPERVIGNYWPYATTVFDYIRRAMPFNAPGSLTDREVYALTAYLLSANNLMDAKTVLNAKTLPAVRMPAQQLFVPDDRRGGPEIR; encoded by the coding sequence ATGAATAAGCGGATTGGCCTCTTGTTCGCGCTCATGGTCGGACTGGGCGGGTGGGTTGGTCAACACCCCTCGCCCAAATCTGGCTACTCCTTTGCGCAATCTGACTCTATTCCGGGTCGGTTTGGTTTCGGCCGGTTTGCATCCGCCCAACACCTGGCCCGACTCGACAGCGATGTACGCCCTGATGGGGTGGGCTTGCCGTCGGGTTGGGGTACGGCAGAGCAGGGCGCGATCCTTTTTCGGGCCAAATGTGCCGCCTGTCACGGGTCGGGCGGTACGGGGGGGCCAAACGGTGCCCTCGTTGCTACGGCTGGCGCTGACGCCCAGGCATCATCTGGCAAACGGCCCGAGCGCGTCATTGGCAATTATTGGCCCTATGCCACAACCGTATTTGACTATATCCGGCGGGCCATGCCCTTCAACGCACCCGGTTCGCTCACCGACAGGGAGGTCTATGCCCTGACCGCTTACCTGCTGTCGGCCAATAATCTAATGGACGCCAAGACGGTGCTCAACGCTAAAACGCTGCCGGCCGTCCGTATGCCCGCCCAGCAGCTGTTTGTCCCCGACGACCGACGGGGTGGCCCCGAAATTCGATAA
- a CDS encoding amidohydrolase family protein: MKRIATGFFLIVTVLQVWAQPAQKPLPIIDMHLHAIPYNDQGPPPTTIGAPYRDWSALDPKQGGGMGYMNQLLKSSTMCENCLTSAPSDDALRNQTLSLMKKYNIIGVTSGPMSYVQRWQKEAPDRIIPGVLFTLGDPQLTLDSMRHYFKTGAVKVFGELCLQYQGIALSDSVVEPYLALAEEYDIPVSIHIGTGPPGVAYFGASAYRARLHSAFTAEEAMIRHPKLRVAIAHAGWPLLDDLLATLYTHPQAYVDLGVICYILPRKEFYAYLKRIMDAGFGKRVMFGSDQMVWPQAIEVGIKAIEEATFLSPAQKRDIFYNNAARFLRLKASSK, encoded by the coding sequence ATGAAGCGAATCGCTACTGGGTTTTTTCTGATCGTCACGGTGCTACAGGTGTGGGCTCAGCCTGCGCAAAAGCCATTGCCGATCATCGATATGCATTTGCATGCCATCCCGTACAATGATCAGGGACCTCCGCCAACAACCATCGGCGCACCGTACCGGGACTGGTCGGCGCTCGACCCCAAACAGGGTGGAGGGATGGGCTATATGAATCAGCTGCTTAAGTCGTCGACGATGTGTGAAAACTGTCTGACCTCCGCTCCGTCCGACGATGCATTACGAAATCAGACCCTAAGCCTGATGAAGAAATACAACATCATTGGGGTAACAAGTGGCCCAATGAGTTATGTGCAACGATGGCAGAAAGAGGCCCCCGATCGAATCATTCCGGGGGTATTGTTTACCCTGGGTGATCCACAACTGACGCTGGATTCTATGCGTCATTATTTCAAAACGGGCGCTGTGAAGGTCTTCGGCGAATTGTGTCTTCAGTATCAGGGTATAGCCCTTTCTGATTCGGTGGTCGAGCCGTATCTGGCGCTTGCCGAGGAATACGACATCCCCGTGAGTATTCATATCGGCACGGGCCCGCCGGGAGTGGCTTATTTTGGGGCATCGGCCTATCGGGCAAGGCTGCACAGTGCGTTTACTGCCGAGGAGGCCATGATTCGCCATCCCAAGTTACGGGTGGCCATTGCCCATGCTGGTTGGCCTCTGTTAGATGACTTGTTGGCCACGCTCTATACGCATCCGCAGGCCTATGTTGACCTGGGGGTAATCTGCTACATTTTGCCCCGGAAGGAGTTTTACGCCTACCTTAAACGAATTATGGATGCTGGGTTCGGTAAGCGAGTCATGTTCGGGTCAGATCAGATGGTTTGGCCTCAGGCAATTGAGGTTGGCATCAAAGCAATCGAGGAGGCCACATTTCTCAGTCCGGCCCAAAAACGCGATATTTTTTACAATAATGCGGCCCGGTTCCTGCGGCTGAAGGCTTCTTCAAAGTAA
- a CDS encoding LysR family transcriptional regulator, with protein sequence MNYTLHQLHVFLTISQTQSITKAAEVLHLTQPAISIQLKNFQDQFEIPLTEVISRRIYLTDFGWEIARAAEKILNETHAINNRILAYKGLLHGKLKVSVVSTGKYVMPYFLSDFLRKHEGIELVMDVTNRQKVISSLANNEVDFALMSIIPHQLGVNYLELMPNKLFLVGRRPDQPVPPDTTPQLLEKLPLIYREAGSGTRSMMEAFIADHQLVVRKRLELTSNEAVKQALLAGLGYSIMPLIGIRNELLNNDLQIIPIEGLPLQTSWMLIWHKDKKLSPVAEAYVQSLEEHKEQIIEQGFGWCKLF encoded by the coding sequence ATGAATTATACTTTACACCAGCTACATGTCTTTCTGACCATATCACAAACACAAAGCATTACAAAAGCCGCTGAGGTGCTGCATTTGACCCAGCCAGCCATCTCAATCCAGTTAAAAAACTTTCAGGATCAATTTGAAATTCCCCTCACAGAGGTCATCAGCCGGCGGATTTACTTAACTGATTTTGGCTGGGAAATTGCCCGGGCAGCCGAGAAAATTCTGAACGAAACCCATGCCATTAACAACCGGATATTAGCTTATAAGGGTTTACTGCATGGCAAGCTGAAAGTATCGGTGGTATCTACGGGAAAGTATGTGATGCCTTATTTTTTGTCGGATTTTCTACGCAAGCATGAGGGCATTGAATTGGTAATGGATGTGACAAACCGGCAGAAGGTGATCAGTAGTCTGGCAAACAACGAAGTCGATTTCGCGCTGATGTCAATTATACCCCATCAATTAGGGGTAAACTATCTGGAGCTGATGCCTAATAAGCTTTTTCTTGTGGGGCGTCGACCTGACCAGCCCGTCCCCCCCGACACTACACCCCAACTACTGGAAAAGCTTCCGCTCATCTATCGGGAAGCGGGTTCGGGGACTCGCTCCATGATGGAAGCGTTTATCGCCGATCATCAACTCGTAGTTCGCAAGCGTCTGGAACTCACCTCCAACGAAGCGGTAAAACAAGCCCTCCTGGCCGGTCTTGGCTACTCCATTATGCCCTTAATTGGTATCCGGAATGAACTCCTCAACAACGATTTGCAGATTATTCCCATTGAAGGGTTACCCTTGCAAACATCCTGGATGCTCATTTGGCACAAAGACAAAAAACTGTCGCCTGTAGCCGAGGCATACGTACAATCTCTGGAAGAACATAAAGAGCAGATTATTGAACAAGGCTTCGGGTGGTGTAAGCTCTTTTGA
- a CDS encoding RagB/SusD family nutrient uptake outer membrane protein produces the protein MKRIKYIALLGVGLAVSACQTFLDVKPLESISDAVTIKDQTSALTALRGVYSALADAGYYGTSFPSIGYLSGDNIAWTGSQSQVQEFINKRVSAENATLSSAWIAIYRTINRANNVLDKVPAVTDPALTPALRNAYLGQAYAIRALAYFDLARTWGGVPIITKPTLGPTDNAGIRRATLAETYAQVLRDLEAAEPLLPLTTDRYNVTRKTVFALKARYFLYNKDWAKAEDFAGRLVGDSTNYRLLRPFGAFFQNDARGTHESVWEIFYNGTTEVNTHRNQWQPQTAGGTRQWAPNDALVALLNNPAIGGNRSVLVARDNQNRAYGTLYYRNPASDPSYIFRIAEAYLIRAEARAQQNKLADALTDFNAVRERAGLAPLPTSAVATSEALLLAIENERRVEFALEPHRWFDIVRTGRAPAVFNLTDPNRYLMPLPIQQLLSDKALEQNPGY, from the coding sequence ATGAAACGAATCAAATACATCGCTCTGCTGGGCGTTGGGTTGGCGGTTAGTGCCTGCCAAACCTTTTTAGACGTCAAACCGCTCGAATCCATCTCCGATGCGGTAACCATCAAGGACCAAACCTCGGCACTGACGGCCCTGCGGGGTGTGTACAGCGCCCTGGCCGATGCGGGCTACTATGGTACGAGTTTTCCGAGTATCGGCTACCTGTCGGGCGACAACATCGCCTGGACGGGTTCGCAGTCACAAGTGCAGGAGTTTATCAACAAGCGGGTAAGCGCCGAAAACGCAACCCTCAGCTCGGCCTGGATTGCCATTTACCGGACCATCAACCGGGCTAACAATGTGCTGGATAAAGTGCCCGCCGTGACCGATCCGGCCCTGACTCCAGCCCTTCGAAATGCCTATCTGGGGCAGGCCTATGCTATTAGGGCGCTGGCTTATTTCGATTTGGCCCGGACCTGGGGCGGGGTGCCTATTATCACGAAGCCAACCCTTGGCCCTACGGATAATGCTGGCATCCGGCGGGCTACGTTGGCGGAAACCTACGCGCAGGTGCTCAGGGATCTGGAGGCCGCCGAGCCGCTGTTGCCGCTCACCACCGACCGGTACAACGTGACCCGCAAAACGGTATTTGCCCTCAAAGCACGCTATTTTCTGTACAACAAAGACTGGGCAAAAGCCGAGGATTTCGCGGGCCGTTTAGTCGGTGATTCGACCAATTACCGGCTCCTGCGTCCGTTTGGCGCCTTTTTCCAGAACGACGCCCGGGGCACGCATGAGTCGGTTTGGGAGATTTTCTACAATGGTACTACCGAAGTGAACACCCACCGGAATCAGTGGCAACCCCAAACGGCTGGTGGCACCCGGCAGTGGGCACCCAACGACGCGCTGGTGGCCTTGCTGAACAACCCGGCTATCGGCGGCAACCGATCTGTGCTGGTAGCCCGCGACAATCAGAACCGCGCGTACGGTACGCTGTACTACCGCAACCCGGCCTCCGACCCGTCGTACATTTTCCGAATTGCCGAAGCGTATCTGATCCGGGCCGAGGCCCGTGCCCAGCAAAATAAGCTTGCCGACGCTCTGACTGACTTCAACGCCGTTCGCGAACGGGCGGGGCTTGCCCCGCTCCCCACCTCGGCCGTGGCTACGTCCGAAGCGTTGTTGCTGGCGATAGAAAATGAACGTCGTGTTGAGTTTGCGCTGGAGCCGCATCGCTGGTTCGACATTGTCCGGACGGGCCGCGCCCCCGCCGTGTTCAACCTGACCGACCCGAACCGGTATCTCATGCCCCTGCCCATTCAGCAACTGCTTTCTGATAAGGCACTCGAACAAAACCCTGGCTACTAA
- a CDS encoding ThuA domain-containing protein produces MKPIAKFSVIALLLLCLFSLTTAFAKPAPRLRALIIDGQNNHVQWPKITFMMKRYLEETGKFSVDVQRTYYTWEGEEFIRNYPLDGMRPTRALPKARMDSSFHPNFSAYDVVICNFGWNAAPWSDATQADFEQYMKKGGGLVVIHAANNSFPLWPAYNQMIGLGGWGDRTEKDGPYVYYDQTDKLVRDMQPGKAGSHGAQAEFVVKVRDTKHPITKGMPTNWLHSRDELYDRLRGPAEKMDVLATAFSPKSNRGTDRHEPMLMTVRYGKGRIFHTPLGHADYSVECVGFITCLQRGTQWAATGKVDIPIPADFPTEQRASQRKFDK; encoded by the coding sequence ATGAAGCCCATCGCCAAATTTTCCGTCATAGCGCTCCTCTTGCTATGCCTTTTTAGTCTGACAACAGCCTTTGCCAAACCGGCTCCTCGCTTGCGGGCACTCATTATCGACGGCCAGAATAACCACGTTCAGTGGCCCAAGATCACTTTCATGATGAAGCGGTATCTGGAGGAAACCGGCAAGTTTTCGGTTGATGTGCAACGTACGTATTATACCTGGGAGGGCGAAGAGTTTATCCGAAATTATCCCCTCGACGGTATGCGGCCCACACGGGCGTTGCCCAAGGCGCGCATGGATTCGAGCTTTCATCCGAATTTTTCGGCTTACGATGTGGTGATCTGTAACTTCGGCTGGAACGCTGCCCCCTGGTCCGACGCTACGCAGGCCGACTTTGAGCAGTACATGAAGAAAGGCGGTGGGCTGGTGGTGATTCACGCGGCCAATAATTCGTTTCCGCTGTGGCCGGCCTACAACCAAATGATTGGGCTGGGTGGTTGGGGCGACCGTACCGAGAAAGACGGCCCCTATGTGTATTATGATCAGACCGATAAACTGGTGCGCGACATGCAGCCGGGCAAGGCGGGGTCTCACGGAGCTCAGGCTGAGTTTGTGGTTAAAGTTCGGGATACGAAGCACCCCATCACAAAAGGGATGCCGACGAACTGGCTACACAGCCGCGACGAGTTGTATGATCGGTTGCGGGGGCCTGCCGAGAAAATGGATGTATTGGCCACCGCTTTCTCGCCCAAAAGTAACCGGGGTACCGACCGGCACGAGCCCATGTTGATGACGGTCCGGTATGGCAAGGGGCGAATTTTTCACACCCCGCTGGGCCACGCTGATTATTCAGTTGAGTGTGTTGGCTTTATCACCTGTCTACAGCGCGGGACACAATGGGCCGCAACCGGCAAAGTTGATATACCCATTCCTGCCGACTTCCCAACCGAGCAACGGGCCAGTCAACGCAAATTCGACAAGTAA
- a CDS encoding phytoene desaturase family protein: MGTEKKYDAVIVGAGPNGLSAAIVLARAGLSVKVLEAQPTPGGGVRSGELTLPGFVHDLGSAIHPLAVASPFLSRLPLAEFGLEWITPPVAAAHPLPDGRAALLAGSVADTAERLDADGHLYRKLFEPIVEQLPGLLPDILGPLRWPGHPLQLAQFGLNAVQPATLLARRFRTPEARALWAGMAAHSIQPLSNLTTSAIALVLMGAGHRVGWPLPKGGAQQITDALVRYLQSLGGEVEVNRPVRSLHDLPPARAILLDLTPKSVLQLAGDRFPWLYRKQLETYRYGPGIFKVDWALDGPIPWTNPDCGRAGTVHLGGTLEEINLAEKVTYNGYHPDKPYVLLAQQSLFDNTRAPAGRHVGWAYCHVPNGSTVDMTERIEQQVERAAPGFRDRILARHTQNTKQIEDWNPNYVGGDINGGIIDVGQLYTRPTLSFTPYRTGAPGLFICSSATPPGGGVHGMCGYLAARVALRDCFGKDVPTDFSRSPPSTLPI, encoded by the coding sequence ATGGGTACAGAAAAAAAATACGATGCGGTCATTGTGGGCGCGGGTCCCAATGGCCTGAGTGCCGCCATTGTGCTGGCGCGGGCGGGCCTGTCGGTGAAGGTACTGGAGGCACAGCCCACGCCCGGCGGAGGGGTTCGGTCGGGCGAGCTGACGCTGCCGGGCTTTGTGCATGACCTTGGCTCGGCCATTCACCCGCTGGCGGTAGCTTCTCCGTTTCTGAGTCGTTTGCCGCTGGCCGAGTTCGGGCTCGAATGGATAACTCCCCCCGTTGCGGCCGCTCACCCACTGCCCGATGGTCGGGCGGCCCTCCTGGCGGGGTCGGTAGCCGATACGGCCGAACGGCTCGACGCTGACGGCCACCTATACCGAAAGCTATTCGAGCCAATTGTCGAACAGCTGCCCGGCTTACTGCCCGATATTCTTGGTCCACTGCGTTGGCCGGGCCACCCGCTCCAGCTGGCTCAATTTGGATTGAATGCGGTGCAACCGGCCACATTGCTGGCCCGTCGGTTCCGTACGCCCGAGGCACGGGCGCTGTGGGCGGGTATGGCGGCCCATTCCATTCAGCCGTTAAGCAACCTGACTACCTCGGCCATTGCCCTGGTGCTGATGGGGGCAGGGCACCGGGTTGGCTGGCCTTTGCCCAAAGGCGGAGCCCAGCAGATTACCGATGCGCTGGTTCGCTATTTGCAGTCGCTGGGGGGCGAGGTCGAAGTGAATCGGCCCGTCCGCTCGCTCCATGACCTACCGCCCGCGCGGGCCATCCTGCTCGATCTGACCCCAAAAAGTGTGCTGCAGCTTGCTGGCGATCGGTTCCCGTGGTTGTACCGGAAACAACTGGAAACCTACCGGTATGGCCCCGGTATTTTTAAAGTTGACTGGGCGCTGGATGGCCCCATTCCGTGGACTAATCCCGATTGCGGCCGGGCGGGGACCGTTCACCTGGGTGGAACGTTGGAAGAAATAAACCTGGCCGAAAAAGTCACCTATAACGGCTATCACCCAGACAAGCCCTACGTGCTGCTGGCTCAACAAAGCCTGTTTGATAACACGCGAGCCCCGGCCGGTCGGCACGTGGGCTGGGCGTACTGCCACGTTCCCAATGGCTCGACAGTCGACATGACCGAGCGCATCGAGCAGCAGGTAGAGCGAGCTGCGCCCGGTTTCCGCGACCGGATTCTGGCTCGGCATACCCAGAATACAAAGCAGATTGAAGACTGGAACCCGAACTATGTCGGGGGCGATATCAACGGGGGCATTATTGATGTCGGGCAATTGTACACCCGACCCACGCTGAGCTTCACACCTTACCGGACCGGCGCTCCCGGCTTGTTTATCTGCTCCTCGGCAACTCCGCCCGGTGGTGGTGTACACGGTATGTGCGGGTATCTGGCGGCCCGTGTTGCCCTGCGCGATTGTTTCGGAAAAGATGTGCCCACCGATTTTTCTCGTTCCCCTCCTTCAACCCTGCCTATCTGA